TTCTCCAAAATTGTACAGTAGAATAATTTCAGATTTTATATAGTTATAGTCAGGTTCACTGAATAATTTATTTAGTGTCCAATTTATTTATGACCTACAAAACTGTACATTGAAATGCTTTCAGACAACAAATGAAACACACAACATATCACAGAAAGCAGAACATGAACAGCTGAACAGGGTGAAAAACTCAGAGAAGCATTATGGCCTAAGGCAGCATCATGAAATGTAGGGCGTATAAAAAGCAGGAAATAACATTATAGAACAATTCTAAGAAGACAATCAACACAGCCAATCAAAATATGACACCATAACATCAGGTCACgagagacacaacacaaagaAGACAATCATCTTAAAGCTGTCAGTCTGAAAGATAGTCTTCCTTGAAGCATCTTTGTTTCCTCATTCTCgtgactttttaaatctcttgcCAGCTTCTTTATGAGATGAATGTGGTAAATGGAGGATGTGCTTGTGCATTATTTATGACCTCCAAAACTGTACATTAGAATACTTCCAAATTTGACATTAAAAGTCAAGGACATTTTGTGCAGAATTCTACTGGATTCCTGCAATTCAACAATGAAACAGTACAAGAAAACGCCACAGGTGGCCTTGCAGTCAGAGCACCTGTGGGCGTGTACCGTATTTGTGCAGGGTCTTAAAATGTCCCAGAATAATTTAAATTAGCTGCAACTCAACCAGGTACATTTTAATACAGCTGACATTTTAACACATCAGTGTTACAATGAAAAGGGCAGGTCTGAATAAATACCTCttcatcttttttatttgtgaaataGTTATGTAGTTTTAATGAAGCAAAGACAAGACCTCTCTGGCACAGTGTCATTATTCACTTCACAGTGGCAGGATCTGTGGTTGCTGTATTTGAATCCAATAAATTTGGGTAAAGTCATACTCACAGCACAGCATTGATCACCCTTACTGTCAAAGCATCATCTTGTTGGACTGCTTTACATGCAATTAAATTGCTTTGCTATTTTTCCCCAGAGGGACGCACCACTGGGTGCCCCGCACCCAGCGTTTGTTTGGGGGTCAAATAGTTGGCCAGGCCCTCGTTGCTGCTGCCAAATCAGTCGGAGATCATTTCTATGCTCATTCTCTCCACTGCTACTTTGTACGAACAGGTAAGATTTAGcatcattttaaaagaaaaaaataataaataaataataataataaaaaaataaaagtgctggCCAACAATGGTGCAAACCAAATGTTGAAAAGCAGGCTCATAGTTGATGCAAATGATCTTTGATAGAATGAATGAACCTACAGAAGACTATAACAGCTGTTACAGgcttaaagtttgtttattcatGGGATAAACCCCTTGAGTTGTCACAACTCGTTTTCGAGGGGGTCccacacacatcatttaaaCAATACAACAGAATAAgagacaatacaatacaatacaataaaatacaaacaatgcaatagaaaataatataacaagacaggacaaacaaacagaagtcaTTCAAACAAGTTGTAACCACAGTTTGGACAGATGTTCAATAAGGTATGACAGATtcaatgaaagcatgaacaagttgtTTCCAAATAGAAAGACAGGGCTTGTTTAAAACAGCTTAGGGGTGAAGAAGATCTAATACCCACAGggaagtgattcgaatcatttgGAGCTTTAAACATAAATGCTTTTCTACCAATTGATTTACTAGTACGTGGAACAGAAAAATAAGGTTGAGTGGAGTGTCTGGTTTGATAATTGGAGGTAAGTTGGACAAAATATTGTTTAAGATAAGGGGGGTAGTTAAAGcaaatatgtttaaatataaATTGCAGCCAGTGAATCTGTATATGTAAAGATGGAAATTGAAGAGTGTGGTACATTGAACAATGATGAGTATGATAGGGACATTCAAGTATAAATCTACAGATTCTATTATACACATTTAAAAGGGGAGCTAGCACACATTTAGATGCAGAAATATACACGACATCACAGTAATCTAATATTGGAAGAATAAGTCACTACGAGTAAAGCAGTTTCTGGACCTATGTAGTATATTAATTCAACAATTAACCTTACGTACAGTATGATCAATGTGCGTTTTAAATGATAAGGTGGGATCTAGCCATACACCAAGATATTTGATTTTATCAACCTTCTGCAGAGGAGTACCGTCTTTAAAAGATATATCACAAGGGCCTGCAGTGGATTTCAATTTGGAATTTGTGCCAAAGATCATGGTGAAAGATTTGTTCTTGTTAAGAAGTAGTTTGTTGTGCAAGAGCCAATCTTCAAGAATATTGAAGTCAGATTGAAGGGTGGCTTGAACTTCAGATAAGTCAGATTTCGATGTGTAAATGTCATCTGTATACAGTTGCGCACAGGAGTCAATGAGAATGGATTGTAAATCATTAatgtataaagaaaaaagaaggggTCCCAAGGTTGATCCTTGGGGCACACCCCTTTCCTGAACCAACAAGTTGGAGCATTTACCATCTAGGACAACACATTGTTTCCTGTTGTGGAGATAGGAGTTAAACCACAAAATTGCATTACTAGAGAGACCTATGTTATGAAGCTTATCTAATAACAAGTAACGgtaaacaaaattaaatgctTTGGTTAAATCAATGAATATTGCACCAGTAACTTCACCTATACCTGCAGCAGTAAAAATatcattcattattttcaaCAAGGCAGTAGTTGTTGAGCAATTGGATCTAAAGCCAGACTGAGAAGGTGATAGAATATTATTAGTCTTGAGGTATTGTGACAGTTGATAATAGAccagtttttcaaaaaatttagCAATTGAACAAGTAATAGATATAGGTGTATAATTATTACAGTCAAGAACATCTCCTGCTTTATGGAGTGGAGTGATTCGTGCAGATTTCCAAATGATAGGTAATTCACTTGTTAAAAGTGAGAGATTAAATAAATCTGCAGGAGGATACATAAGAACATTGGCAGCTAGTTTAATCTATCTATTTTCTAGACCGTGAAGTCCAGCACTACTGTTTCCATTGGATTCCATAATGGCACTCAGTACTTCAGTTGGCATGATTTTTCTGAATGAGAAAGAAGAGCTGCAAGAAGGTGGAGTGTTACCACACAAGTCACTGGTATATGAAACACGAAGGAGAGtaaaacagacagaagaaaaaTGCTGATTTAGTGCTTGAGCAACAGAAAGAGTAAAATTGTATCATCAACTCTTATTTGAGTAATAGTATGCTTTTCTTTGGTGTTTGAAATAGATTTAATTTTCTGCCAAaattgttttggatttttgaaATCAGAGTTCAAACAATCATTATAATAATTAGACTTGGCATTACGGGTTTTGACTTTACTCTGGTTTCTAAGTTGCTTATACACTTCCCAGTCAGCATTGTTTCTTGTCCTACGGTAAGTTGACCATGCTTTATCCCTCTGCCTAAAGAGACTAATAAGTTCAGGGGTGATCCAGGGTAGATGTTCACCCTGACCTTAACCATTTACCATGGAGCATGTCTGTCAAGCACTTCATTAtactctgtgtttaaaaaagtcCCATGCATCATGTACATTAGGTATGAATTGAAATCGGTCCGTTTATATTAATCAGATCATTACGAAATAAATCAGAATCCATTTTCTTGGTGGTGATTTGGGGAGTTTAATTTTCCATACACAATAAATGATTGAATGATCACTGTTACAGTTACAGTGACCCATGTGCTTCACCTTACAGTTAGTTTATCAGTGTTTGTGAACATCAAGGCCTCTATCACAGATTCTAACTCATCTTCTGACTGCAGTCCTGTCACAATCAATGGAATGACCTGGTAAATTAGCCACAGTCAGTCCCTGACAGGTATTGTGTCCTCACAGCTGTCtgttgggtgttttttaggggaTCCAAAGGTTCCAGTGCTGTACCAGGTGGACCGCACAAGAGATGGTCGCAGTTTTACAGTACGCTCTGTGAAAGCCATCCAGCACGGGCACCCGATATTTATCTGCCAAGCGTCCTTCCAACTGCTGCAGCCAAGTCCCCTGCAGCACCAGTTCACCATGCCACAGGTCCCGCAGCCTGAAGACCTCCTCACTGTAGAGGAGCTTATTCATCTTTATCTCAGGTAAAGCTGCCAAGACTAATTGATAATGAATTAGTCTGTCGACATGACATTAATTGAACTATTTTCTATTATCGAACAATCTTTGTCGTcatttttcaagtgaaaattccAAATGTTTTCTGGTTaaagcttctcaaatgtgatgagttgctgcttttctttatcATAGTTttataaactgaatatttgaagttTAGCCCTGTTGGTCTGTATTTCTTTCTGATGTTTGACAGTAAACCAGACCTGGCGGATAAATCAAGACAAGGCCTTAACAAACTGCTGGCTAATGAGGTCCCCATTGAGATAAAGCCAGTCAACCCACCACATTTTTACAGACATGCTGCAAGTGAGCCGAAGAAGCTGTTCTGGGTGCGAGCACGAGGATATATTGGTAAAATGCATTTAATGCACATTTGCTTTGCATTGCATTATATTACAAATATTAAATCGTCTCCATACTGCACTGTGTAATGGGAGGGTATTCTCAGAAATGAATAGCATGGTTCCTAAACATTGCGTTATATTTGCCCAATTCTTGAGTTTAAATGAAACAGTAAGCTGAGAGTCATCTGTGATACTGAATGACTGCAGCAGCCAAAGTAGGGATACAACACAATTACATATAATCAAGATATAGAAATAGGGCAGATTGTGAGGGTAGTAGCAAATAATTTCAATGCTatgcaaataataaaataatcccAAATATAtgcaatatgaaaataaatataccATGTAAAATACAATCCAAACAATGTTtgttgatgcattttatttgtgtgtttatgcaggTGAAGGCAACATGAAGCTGCATTGCTGCGTTGCTGCTTATGTATCAGACTTTGCATTCCTGGGCACGGCGCTGCTGCCTTATCCCAACTACAGGGCGCACTTCTCAGCCTCCCTGGACCATGCCATGTGGTTCCACAACACTTTCCGCAGTGATGAGTGGATGCTGTATGAGTGTGAGAGCCCATGGGCAGGTCAGGTTGTTGTTCACTTTCTGTCTGCTGTACTTCAttttgttctgtctgtctcagcaCCTCAATTTGaccttttccactgcaggaactttaAGACCCATAACCTGATGCTTTGCATAACCTGAACCTGTAAGATCCCTTCAGATTTAGtttctgctttgtttttccAGTGTGTTACAAACAAACCTGACTGTTTATAATTAATGTCATTGAAATGTGACACTGGAAACAGTTTATTTCCTGATTGGTTGGTGAGTGTGCCTTGGCAAGAAGTGCAGTTTAGCAACTGGAGAAAGTGTTGaacataaatattttctttGCCATTTACAGGTAATGACTTCTCTCCCTGCAGTGAGGGGACTACAGTTAGAATATAAGCAGAACCTGTGACACCCTTAGTTATGGGTCAttcagagctgagtatgtgggttgcgcccatgaaaaatttgttgactcttgtttggtgttgtttggtggattggatgattgaggtgtgaagaaacaagacatattgGCTTTTTAACAATgtattcatttaacaaacaggagcctcaGTAGCTTGTGGAAGAAccatacacagccacaacagccgGGCACCACCTCAtgctggtcaccagcctggtcacacactgctgtgggatgGCATCCCAACGTAgttgtgttggtcactggcaCAAGCAGTACGCCCAAGCTGGTCCCACAAGTGTTCAATGAAGTTGAGGTCAGGACTGCTGGCAGGCCattccatcctctccactcccaAATTCTGGAGGTAGTCTCTGATAAACCCCGCTCTGTGGGGGCAAGCATTGTCATCTTGGAGGAGTTGGGTCCCAGACTGTGGAGATATGGGATTGCCACTCCTTGCAGAATTTCATCTCAATATCTCTCTGCATTGAGATTGCTTCCAATGATGACAAGCCTCATTTTTCCAGTGAGGGAGATGCcgccccacaccatcacactgccTCCACTAAAAGATGTTTCTCTATTGGTGCAGCATTCAGCAAAGTGTTATCTGCgttttctccacactttgacccAACAATAGAACTGTCATAGGCAGAATCTGGACTCATCGTTGAACATAACGTTCTTCCACATGTTCAGGTTCCAGTGCACGTGTTGCCGACACCAGCTTAAACCTCAAATGGGCCTGACGGTGAAGGGCAGTCATGGCAGGCCTCCTGGCAGCCCTATGAGTCCGGAGATTAGCTGTGTGCAGTCTGTTCCGGATTGTCTGGATAGAGAGCCGTCGGCCACATCGTCCTGCAAACCTTGACTGCAAATCTGTAGAAGACTGCCTACTGTTCCTAAGtgctgacaggatgaggaaaCGGTCTCCTTGGGGTGCCGTCTTCTTGGGACGCCCACTCCAtggcctgtctctgacatcccCAGTTATATAGAACTTGGCCTTCACTTTGCAGATGGCACTAGGGCTCACTCCAAATAATGCCGCAACTTGGTTTTGCAGAACACCAGTTTCAATTTGCCCTATCGCACGGGTCCTATCCAGATCAGTCAAACATGGCATGCCGATTCTTGGAGCAGACACCAACTAAAAACGTTTACAACATGTTTCTCTTCCATAGTGTCAGCTGAGTGCAGACTGTCATCTCTATTGAGCTCTGCCCTCCTGTGCCTTTCTTTTGTTCAGTTCTCACAAACTTCTTCGTGACTGATTcatgtgacttttgtttttgctcagtAATGGATGTGACTTGAAATATAGCTGAGGATGATACTTGTGTTAAAAagtatttaagtaaaagtaaaattacaggTTTCTTAAAATATTCCAAAAAGTACAAGTACTCCCAAAAAACAACTATGTTACAATAACAGGAGTAAATGAAATTCATTACTTCCTCATCTGGGGCATATTCACAACGCTTCCTAGTACAAAGAGTTCCCagtgacaacattttaaaataaattcttataattatgatgttttgtaaaatgttccCCTTACAGTTAAGACTAAATTGATCTCTGTACGTTTCTGtatatattatgtatatttTGTATGCTACTGTTGTAGCTTAATGCTTACTGTTCATTTCAGCTGTGCTTATTAAAAGCCTGGACACCGATGACACTTACCTGCATTCTGCCTTGGGCCtaacatgtggtttgtgttgTGTCCAACAGGGGGCAGCAGGGGACTCGTTCAGGGccgactgtggaggagagacGGGGTGCTGGCTGCCTCGTGTTCCCAGGAGGGTGTCCTGAGGGTGAAACCAGTCACAGAGCCCAGCAAACTATAAGCACATCCATGAGATTTCTTtcagttttaattatttgtaACTGTAATCACAGAAATATTGTTAAGTTTTAtacataaaatgattaatataatgataatgaattatttattgttttattaaacatgtttttttttcagccaataAAGACTAAAAGGttataatgaatgaatgtttgtcatttattaGATGAGACGTGTTTATAACTTTATCACACTTGTGCAAAATGTATTCCATTACTTTGAATATTCATTGATGGTCAAAATTCAACAATGTCAAGACCCAATTCTGCTGCAAGGAGTTAACtgtaagttttaaagtgtgACAGTTCTGACAGGTCACATATTACTATGAGAAGTATAAAGTATGGCCATTTGTTTGATGACACTTTTGGAAAGGCATTACACATATATGGTCAATATTTACGTTATTAATAGGCTAATAATGGAAAAACTGCTTGCCACTGGGCTTGGTTGTGAAAAGAGGTAACCAAAAAATTGAACAGTCCAAAAGTTCCACAAAGTAGAAACTTAAGATGGCACAACATTTGTATACCTGTCCAGCAAATGCAACTACCAGCAGCTGTCCCATGGGTTTAAGTAAAGATCTGCCTGTTGAAGAGAACACAGCAGGTGACTGGAATGTAGAGCAGGACAGTGAAGGAAAGCAACAGCCTGATTCACCAGTGTACAGTGGAAAATGTAAATTATTGTGGAGAAGGACAGTCAAGAAAATGTACAACCTGACCCTGTAATGGAAAATGAAATAGATACAATCACTGTAGAGCCAGACATCAGTGAATGTACAGCATGATCCTCCAGGAATGActttaaaaagggaaatgatTGTGGAACAAGACATAACTTCGTCCACCTGCAATAGCTGACAATTTCCACAAGGTGGCAGGCTTGATAAGAGCATAATCAGAGTCTGAATAAATAAGCATACGGAACTTATTGTATAATACAGCTACATTTGACACGGCTAACAAAACGTGACACAAAGATGATCATTAGATACACACTGTAAGCTTTGTGTCAGTATGTATTTTTCTACCCACCCTCTTGCTGCCTGCTGCACTACTTGGTTGTTATGTGGTTAGCGCCCTTGGTTACCACTTTTTTCCCATCATGCATCACTGCTAGAAGAGCTGTAAGGTAACTCGGGCAACGCTTTTTCATTAACTCTCTTTTACTGTATGGATTGGAAAAAACTCGTTCGTGGCAAACGGTGAACGCTAATTTAAGGTAATGGACGCCAGGTAACGCTTAACTTAGCTATTAACTAACGTTACACGGCAAACGTAACGTAACGAATAACTAAGTAGCTATGTTAGCTATGTTTGCTAACGGTATGTTAGCCTTATGTTTACCCGTTACGTTACTCCAGTATTCACGTGAATGTCACTTAAAGCTCACAGAACAACTCAGTTCATATTAAGCTAAGATAGTAGCGTTTATAATGTAACCTGGCGTTGTTCATGACAGTTCGTAGCGAATGAAATGGGATCTAACTTGGTGGTACAACCTGTTTCCAGGTGTATGGATGCACATAAGAGCCAAGTTTGATGAGTGAATCCGATAAAGAATGGAGAGGGAACAGCACAACATTGTCGTCTTCAATTTGTCGAAAAGAGAGCTGTTTACCACGAACAATGGATACAAGTCCATGCACAAAAGACTACGACCTCAATGGAAAATCCAAAGGTAAGTGTTTGTGATATAACACCAATTATTTCTGCGAACAGTGGCTACTTGCTTTGTGTTGGCTGGCACAGCAGTTGACTTAGTCTCTAAGTAATTCCTGCAAAGTAAATGCTGTCTCCCCCAGCATGAAGGAAGAGCTGTCTTTGGAGAAGCTGAAGGGTGTCAAGTTGTGGATAACTGCCGGCCCAAGGGAGAAGTTCACGGCATCAGAGGTGATgtatgaaaagaagaaaaaagcttgcatttttttttttaagtaaaaaaaaaaaaaaaaaatagcataaTAAATAGCATAGCATATTGTACATTTCCATGTAGTAGCTGTTGGCGTTGGAGATGGTAGAAGTGGGCAGGGTTGGAGAAGCCACTTTGAAAGTTTAGCCTTGCAAGCTGCCAGTTAATTTATACTGGAAGAAGCTGAacaaaaaattacaacaaaatatGATACAAAAAGGTCACATGCCAGCATTCAATGTAACTCAGCTGAGTTTATTACAAAACATGTCTACTTGTTCACAGGTCATATGTGaaccaaaataataatatacCCCACTATTCATGGGAAAATGCAAGGAATTCcaggtttgtttttgtgtacagTGTCCATCAGTCAGACACCAGCCTTCCAAAAACTAGAATTCAGCAGGATTACTCAGTTAAGTAACTTTTAAAATAGCATGCAGCAACCTCTCTGAACAATTGTTAATAAAGAGCAATAATCCATGCTTAAGACTAATATATTCAAGTTTAGTTTTACAAATTCTGCTTGACAAATGTGTCGCAGGGGCGTGCTCTCACAGCTGCCAGGATGAAAGACAAGGTTGGTCATAGAAGGTTCAATTACAGTAGAGAATCATTggtaaaagaaacatttttaagataattcctttctttttatattagttaacaacagaaaaatgtcaaaaaataacataaagtAAAAAAGTCATTCTACTACTTGAATCACTATGCACACATGACTGTAGTTTAATTACCAGCAAGCTACTGCAGTAACTAGTAACTTTTAAAGTGCTGCTTTTAAAATGTGCAGTCAGGATTTCACATGTCTATTTTTACATTGTCCCATTTTATTATAGCTTGAAGTACTGAAGCACTACCTGGACGGAGGAGGAAATGTCCTGGTCATGCTCGGTGAAGGAGGAGAAATGAGATATGACACTAATATCAACTTTCTTCTGGAGGAGTTTGGAATAATGGTCAACAATGGTGAATATTTATATCTGTTGAAAAAGACAGTTGACATTACCTGTGCAGTAACAGgtatttttgttatgtttgtattaacttctctggtgccgtttttttttctccctatCACTGCCGCAGATGCTGTTGTGAGGAATGTGTATTACAAATACTTCCATCCTAAGGAGGCACTTGTGTCCAATGGTGTATTGAACAGGTTTGCCCTCAAGGCATATATTTTTATCACGCACACCacatttatactgtatattgcaATACAGTTGTCCCACAGTGTTTGTAGcctgtatatatgtatttaaaggagcagtatgTAGGAGTTAGTGGTGTCGagcggtgaggactgcagattgcaaccagctgaaacttctcccatgtgccaagggTGAACTCCTTGTTatgattccttcagtgttcaggaggttttacagggagccaaattatccactgAAGGCTCCAAAACTAACACATtaggtgatttaaacctgtaaaaacactgattaaagcagttttacattatggttctcctcctctgtttggCTCGTCGGCCATtccccagcacctgctaatgtgttcTCACctcttttctctgataacttcagatccagacgctcaggaggtttttaccaggagccaaattatctgcagtgGTCCTTTCCTTTACAAAACGAACACaccctgtgatttaaactgctaaaaactctgaataaagcagtttaacagTAAAAATTTGTGTATTTCTGACACCGTTCAGCTTGTCATGgaagggctgctaactacagaaGCTGACGTGAACACAATATGgttctatctagagccagtgtttggtttgtctgttttgggctactgtagagacatggcagtgcaacatgttgTTGACTCCATGGACGAGCAACTGCTCTCTATGTaaatataaacggctcattctaaggtaaagaaaaTATGACAATTTAAATTTTTTAGTTGATATACATAAAGTCCAAAAGTTTCCGTAGAACTGAATCAGTTACGTCCCAACCCATACTGAAATTGCCATGGCACAATGGCTGATGTTCCTGTGAGTAACTGGAAACCAATTATATGCTAAACATACTTATcacattccatttctgccagtgtattcctctaaatcttacacactgcacctttaaatgtAGATGTAATTAATGTAATACTCTTAAATAGCACTGTTTGTACGCTGATATTCATCATAGTAACAACAATTTTGCCTTTTTCTTGTTTAGAGAGATAAGTCGGGCTGCTGGCAAAGTGGTCACAGGAATTATTGATGATGAAAATGTTGGAAACAATGCACAGTAAGGGATTTGTACTGATATTCTATTTATCTACATCA
This region of Epinephelus fuscoguttatus linkage group LG1, E.fuscoguttatus.final_Chr_v1 genomic DNA includes:
- the acot8 gene encoding acyl-coenzyme A thioesterase 8, which gives rise to MGERVVGVICGARDSTNNCDDSGGTVSPKPLEDESSKSPSSQHTQDLKSVLVTSVLNLEKLDVDLYRGTHHWVPRTQRLFGGQIVGQALVAAAKSVGDHFYAHSLHCYFVRTGDPKVPVLYQVDRTRDGRSFTVRSVKAIQHGHPIFICQASFQLLQPSPLQHQFTMPQVPQPEDLLTVEELIHLYLSKPDLADKSRQGLNKLLANEVPIEIKPVNPPHFYRHAASEPKKLFWVRARGYIGEGNMKLHCCVAAYVSDFAFLGTALLPYPNYRAHFSASLDHAMWFHNTFRSDEWMLYECESPWAGGSRGLVQGRLWRRDGVLAASCSQEGVLRVKPVTEPSKL